In Paenibacillus sp. 1781tsa1, one DNA window encodes the following:
- a CDS encoding carbohydrate ABC transporter permease: MSKHNVKKEQLGGVIFNVINYTFLLLFSLACLLPFVNVVASSFASTQEIVQKKFILFPTSFSLDAYRYIFSTPTIFKGLGVSIFITLAGTIVSMTLTALMAYGLSRRYLLGRNFINFLVVFSMLFSGGMIPTFLVVKAVGLIDSYWSMIIPTAINAFNLIIMRNFFQALPDSLEESAKIDGANDFRILLQIMIPLALPSIATLSLFYGVSYWNTYMNAILYLNESTMWPLQVLLRQIVIVSSGMDGNSSVVDIVPPSQTIKMSVIVVATVPMLLAYPFVQKHFTKGALLGSVKG, encoded by the coding sequence ATGTCCAAACACAATGTTAAAAAGGAACAACTTGGTGGCGTCATATTCAATGTAATAAATTATACGTTCTTGCTTCTTTTCTCCCTGGCCTGCCTATTACCCTTCGTAAACGTCGTTGCCAGTTCCTTCGCTTCCACGCAGGAGATTGTACAGAAGAAGTTTATTCTGTTTCCGACATCCTTCTCGCTTGATGCCTATCGTTACATCTTCTCCACACCTACCATCTTCAAAGGACTCGGCGTATCCATCTTCATCACGCTGGCAGGAACCATTGTCAGTATGACGCTGACGGCACTTATGGCTTACGGGTTATCCAGAAGATATCTCTTAGGACGGAACTTTATCAATTTCTTGGTCGTCTTCTCGATGTTGTTCAGCGGGGGTATGATTCCTACCTTCCTAGTTGTGAAAGCGGTTGGATTAATCGACTCGTACTGGTCCATGATTATCCCTACTGCAATCAATGCATTCAATCTGATCATCATGCGCAATTTCTTCCAGGCCCTACCGGATAGTCTAGAGGAATCTGCCAAAATTGATGGTGCCAACGACTTTCGGATTCTGCTACAAATTATGATTCCACTGGCTCTTCCTTCCATTGCTACCTTATCCCTGTTCTATGGCGTATCCTATTGGAACACGTATATGAATGCGATCCTATATCTCAACGAGTCCACGATGTGGCCACTTCAAGTATTGCTACGCCAGATTGTAATTGTCTCCAGTGGCATGGATGGCAACAGCTCGGTTGTAGACATTGTCCCTCCATCACAGACCATTAAGATGAGTGTCATCGTTGTGGCTACTGTACCGATGCTGCTCGCGTATCCTTTCGTACAGAAGCACTTTACCA